In one window of Camelina sativa cultivar DH55 chromosome 15, Cs, whole genome shotgun sequence DNA:
- the LOC104745172 gene encoding proline-rich protein 3-like: MKSFLHQRALPQNHRNKREVVMAQKITTLVLLIEILFLVSCVSHITTTTADNDGDVIHVAGKVMCQDCSLNYGEWINGSEPIKGAVVSITCMDERRRVRYYGSDKTDERGQFDLIVNNVLYGGKDLKPQLCNVRLVSSPDQSCDIPTNFGDGLTGVKLVRPFMVFKDLVKYVVGPFYYTTPMCETPKFENNY, from the exons atgaagtctTTCTTACATCAGAGAGCATTGCCTCAAAATCATCGAAACAAAAGAGAAGTCGTCATGGCGCAGAAGATCACAACGTTGGTTCTGCTAATCGAAATATTGTTTCTGGTGAGTTGCGTGAGTCATATCACCACGACGACGGCGGATAACGACGGTGATGTGATTCACGTAGCCGGAAAAGTTATGTGCCAAGACTGCTCTCTAAACTACGGCGAATGGATCAACGGTTCTGAACCCATCAAAG GGGCAGTGGTATCAATCACTTGTATGGACGAGAGGAGAAGAGTGAGATACTATGGCAGCGACAAGACAGATGAGAGAGGCCAGTTCGATCTAATTGTCAACAATGTCCTCTACGGAGGCAAGGATCTCAAGCCTCAACTATGTAATGTCAGGCTAGTGTCTTCTCCGGACCAGTCATGTGACATTCCGACCAATTTTGGGGATGGTCTAACCGGAGTGAAGCTAGTTCGACCATTCATGGTTTTCAAGGATCTGGTTAAGTATGTGGTCGGACCATTTTATTATACCACTCCCATGTGTGAGACGCCCAAATTTGAAAACAACTACTAA
- the LOC104745173 gene encoding GDSL esterase/lipase At3g09930 codes for MESLNLFISLFLFSFSYFFLGAESDHLQHSNSKSLRPNRLFVFGDSYADTGNIRKSLSDSWKIPYGITFPQKPSGRFSDGRVATDFLARYLGIKSPIPYTWKDYAGKERLLYGMNYAYGGTGVFKTKDNPLPNMTTQIDYFERILTAGNIYSPSHIPSSLALVSVAGNDYATFMALKRPLTELPAFMQQVVGQIEVNARRIHKLGVKKIAITSMQPLGCLPSITVFASYQRCNATDNIATNLHNYLLHKAVARLNSETKPSTFVVIDHYNAFLTVFKNKGPEPGVTRFGKPLEPCCVGIDSNHDCSNVDEKGEKKYTICEDPKGAFFWDVFHPTEEGWRSVYSVLHKSLKDVWI; via the exons ATGGAGTCTCTAAATCtgtttatctctctctttctgttctCATTCTCATATTTCTTCTTAG GTGCTGAATCGGATCATCTTCAACATAGTAACTCAAAGAGCTTGAGACCGAACAGGCTGTTCGTGTTCGGAGATTCCTATGCAGATACAGGAAACATAAGGAAGTCTCTTTCCGATTCTTGGAAAATTCCTTATGGCATCACTTTCCCACAAAAACCCTCCGGTCGTTTCTCCGATGGCCGTGTCGCCACCGATTTTCTag CAAGATACTTGGGGATAAAGTCACCGATCCCATACACGTGGAAGGATTACGCGGGAAAGGAACGGCTACTGTACGGGATGAATTATGCGTACGGAGGAACAGGAGTGTTTAAGACTAAAGATAATCCATTGCCAAACATGACAACTCAGATTGATTATTTCGAACGCATCCTTACCGCCGGCAATATCTACTCTCCCTCCCATATCCCCTCCTCCCTCGCTCTCGTCAGCGTCGCCGGCAACGACTATGCCACTTTCATGGCCCTAAAACGCCCACTGACC GAGTTACCGGCATTCATGCAACAAGTCGTTGGTCAAATTGAGGTAAACGCGAGACGCATCCACAAGTTAGGAGTGAAGAAGATAGCGATTACTTCAATGCAGCCACTCGGATGCCTCCCTAGCATCACCGTCTTTGCATCATACCAACGTTGCAACGCGACAGATAACATAGCAACGAATCTTCACAACTATTTGTTGCACAAAGCCGTCGCCAGGCTTAACAGTGAGACCAAACCCTCCACTTTCGTCGTCATTGATCACTACAACGCTTTCTTGACCGTTTTCAAGAACAAAGGACCGGAACCGg GTGTTACGAGGTTTGGGAAACCGTTGGAACCGTGTTGTGTTGGGATCGACAGTAATCACGACTGCTCAAACGTGGACGAGAAGGGTGAGAAGAAGTACACAATTTGTGAAGATCCAAAGGGTGCCTTCTTTTGGGACGTCTTTCATCCGACCGAAGAAGGGTGGAGATCTGTTTACTCGGTTTTACATAAAAGTCTCAAAGACGTTTGGATTTAA
- the LOC104745174 gene encoding monodehydroascorbate reductase 3-like: MKMYGEMRRIEHADNARKSAGQAVKAIKAAEEGKTVPDYDYLPFFYSRFFDLSWEFYGDNVGESVIFGDTDPKTPKPKFGTYWVKDGKVVGVFLEGGTKEEYKAIAKVARAQPSVESLDVLSKEGLSFATKF; the protein is encoded by the exons ATGAAAATGTATGGCGAGATGAGGCGTATTGAACACGCTGACAATGCTCGCAAATCTGCTGGACAAGCAGTCAAA GCAATCAAAGCAGCTGAGGAAGGGAAAACTGTCCCAGATTACGACTATCTCCCCTTTTTCTACTCTAGATTTTTCGACCTCTCGTGGGAATTCTATGGAGACAACGTAGGAGAATCTGTAATCTTTGGAGATACTGACCCCAAAACTCCAAAGCCTAAGTTTGGGACGTATTGGGTTAAAGATGGGAAAGTAGTAGGAGTGTTTCTCGAAGGAGGAACTAAAGAGGAATACAAGGCTATTGCTAAAGTGGCACGAGCACAACCTTCAGTTGAGAGTCTTGACGTGTTATCCAAGGAAGGTCTTTCTTTCGCCACCAAGTTTTAA